One window from the genome of Gadus morhua chromosome 16, gadMor3.0, whole genome shotgun sequence encodes:
- the LOC115561270 gene encoding unconventional myosin-VIIa: MVILQQGDYVWLDLKTGREFVVPIGAVVKLCDSGQIQVLDDEGSEHWISPQNATNIKPMHPTSIHGVEDMIRLGDLNEAGILRNLLIRYREKLIYTYTGSILVAVNPYQVLPIYTADQIRLYTNKKIGEMPPHIFAIADNCYFNMQRNNRDQCCIISGESGAGKTESTKLILQFLAAISGQHSWIEQQVLEANPILEAFGNAKTIRNDNSSRFGKYIDIHFNKRGAIEGAKIEQYLLEKSRVCRQAHDERNYHIFYCMLKGMTQDEKKKLALGKATDYTYLTIGGCTTCDGRDDMKEYSNIRSAMKVLMFTDTENTEISKLLAAILHMGNLRYEARTYDNLDACEVVRSPHLTTASTLLEVDGKDLMNCLTSRTLITRGETVSTPLSMEQALDVRDAFVKGIYGRLFVWIVGKINAAIYKPPPNPSKAVRRSIGLLDIFGFENFTINSFEQLCINFANENLQQFFVRHVFKLEQEEYNLENINWQHIEFTDNQDALDMIAIKPMNIISLIDEESKFPKGTDNTMLNKLNSQHRLNTYYIPPKNSYETQFGVQHFAGVVYYETKGFLEKNRDTLYGDIIQLVHSSKNKFIKQIFQADVAMGAETRKRSPTLSSQFKRSLELLMRTLGVCQPFFVRCIKPNEYKKPMLFDRELCVRQLRYSGMMETIRIRRAGYPIRYTFVEFVDRYRVLMPGVKPAYKQEDLRGTCQRIAEAVLGRDDDWQMGKTKIFLKDHHDMLLEIERDKAITDKVILIQKVVRGFKDRSNFLKLRKSAMMIQKTWRGYQARKNYGAMRAGFSRLQALVRSRKLYTMYHVARQRVTGFQGCCRGFLVRRAFRHRLWAVITLQAYTRGMIARRLVARLKGEYRRRLEAEKMRLAEETKLRNQMSAKKAKAEAERMHQERMAVLAKEDAEREKKEKEEARKKKEMVEQMEKARHEPVNDSDMVDKMFGFLGTTNSFPGQEGQAPSGFEDLERNRRELMEEDLDEALPLPEDEEEDLSEYKFAKYSATYFQGPSSHTYVRRPLKQPLLFHDDEGDQLAALAVWITVLRFMGDLPEPKYHTAISDGSEKIPVMTKIYETLGKKTYKRELQALQGDGETPPDETHKKNSVRHKMVSLTLKKKSKITVEVTKRLHDGEYGNSMLEDRPTSNLEKLHFIIGNGILRPALRDEIYCQICKQLSQNPSKSSHARGWILISLCVGCFAPSDKFLKYLRNFISGGPPGYAPYCEERLRRTFVNGSRTQPPSWLELQATKSKKPVMLPVTFMDGTTKTLLTDSATTAQELCSALSDKINLKDRFGFSLYIALFDKVSSLGSGNDHVMDAVSQCEQYAKEQGAQERNAPWRLFFRKEIFTPWHDPAEDLVATNLIYQQTIRGVKFGEYRCDRDDLAELASQQYYVDYGSEILHERLLSLIPSYIPDREVSTARTVEKWAQLIMAAHKKAIYTQKRFDAQKVKEEVVDFSRHKWPLLFSRFYEAFKFSGPSLPKNDVIVAVNWTGVYFVDEQEQVLLELSFPDVMAVSSSKGGKLQGQSFTLATIKGDEYTFTSNNAEDIRDLVVTFLEGLRKRSKFVVALQDNPNPAGEESTFLSFLKGDLILLDQDTGEQVLNSGWAHGINERTNQRGDFPADCVYVLPTMTKPQPDIVALVTMTPDQRQESVRVSHMALPDSSERMKPYTLEEFSYDYFRPPPKHTLSRVMITKNRGKDKLWSCTREPLKLPLLKKVINHEELAQDACLSFIAMMKYMGDYPSKRTRSVNELTDQIFEGALKAEPLKDEIYSQIIKQLTDNHVKYSEEKGWELLWLCTGLFPPSNVLLLHVQRFLQSKKHHPLAGDCMQRLQKALRSGSRKYPPHLVEVEAIQHKTTQIFHKVYFPDDTDEAFEVESSTKAKDFCLNISTRLLLKSSEGFSLFVKISDKVISVPEGDFFFDFVRHLTDWIKKARPAKEGIVPSLTYQVFFMKKLWTTTVPGKDAFADSIFHYYQELPKYLRGYHKCSREEVFQLGALIYRVKFEDDKSHFPAIPKMLREIVPQDLIRQMSPDDWKRSVVSYFNKQSGKSRDEAKLMFLKLIYKWPTFGSAFFEVKQTTEPNFPEILLIAINKHGVSLIDPKTKDILITHPFTKISNWSSGNTYFHITIGNLVRGSKLLCETSLGYKMDDLLTSYISQMLTTMSKQRSGRSHNK, translated from the exons GGCGACTATGTGTGGCTGGACCTGAAGACGGGTCGAGAGTTTGTGGTCCCGATCGGAGCGGTGGTCAAGCTCTGCGACTCGGGTCAGATCCAGGTTCTGGACGATGAAGGAAGC gagcACTGGATCTCCCCCCAGAATGCCACCAACATCAAGCCCATGCACCCCACCTCCATCCACGGGGTGGAGGACATGATCCGACTGGGCGACCTGAACGAGGCCGGCATCCTGCGCAACCTGCTCATCAGATACCGGGAGAAGCTCATATAT ACGTACACGGGCTCCATCCTGGTGGCGGTGAACCCCTACCAGGTGCTGCCCATCTACACGGCGGACCAGATCCGCCTGTACACCAACAAGAAGATCGGCGAGATGCCGCCGCACATCTTCGCCATCGCAGACAACTGCTACTTCAACATGCAGCGCAACAACCGTGACCAGTGCTGCatcatcag cggaGAGTCTGGTGCGGGGAAGACAGAGAGCACTAAGCTGATCCTCCAGTTCCTGGCGGCCATCAGCGGTCAGCACTCCTGGATAGAGCAGCAGGTGCTGGAGGCCAACCCAATACTGGagg CGTTCGGGAACGCCAAGACGATCCGGAACGACAACTCGTCCCGCTTCGGGAAGTACATCGACATCCACTTCAACAAGAGAGGAGCCATCGAGGGAGCCAAGATAGAGCAGTACCTGCTGGAGAAGTCCCGCGTCTGCAGACAG GCACATGATGAGAGGAACTACCACATCTTCTACTGCATGCTGAAGGGCATGACCCAggatgagaagaagaagctAGCCCTGGGCAAGGCCACAGACTACACCTACCTGACCATA ggcgGTTGCACCACGTGTGACGGTCGGGACGATATGAAGGAGTACTCTAACATCCGCTCTGCTATGAAG GTGTTGATGTTCACAGACACGGAGAACACAGAGATCAGCAAGCTGCTGGCGGCCATACTGCACATGGGGAACCTCCGATACGAAG cTCGTACCTATGACAACTTGGATGCCTGTGAGGTGGTCCGCAGCCCACACCTCACTACCGCTTCAACACTGCTGGAG gtggatGGGAAGGACCTGATGAACTGTCTCACCAGCCGCACTCTGATCACCAGAGGAGAGACGGTCTCCACGCCGCTCAGCATGGAGCAGGCCCTGGACGTACGGGACGCCTTCGtcaag ggAATCTACGGCCGGCTGTTTGTGTGGATCGTGGGGAAGATCAACGCAGCGATCTacaagcccccccccaacccctccaaGGCGGTGAGGAGGTCCATCGGCCTGCTGGACATCTTCGGCTTTGAGAACTTCACTATCAACAG CTTCGAGCAGCTGTGCATCAACTTCGCCAACGAGAACCTGCAGCAGTTCTTCGTGCGCCACGTGTTCaagctggagcaggaggagtacaACCTGGAGAACATCAACTGGCAGCACATCGAGTTCACCGACAACCAGGACGCCCTGGACATGATCGCCATCAAGCCCATGAACATCATCTCCCTCATCGACGAGGAGAGCAAGTTCCCCAAG GGGACGGACAACACCATGCTGAACAAGCTCAACTCCCAGCACCGGCTCAACACCTACTACATCCCCCCCAAGAACTCCTACGAGACCCAGTTCGGCGTCCAGCACTTTGCCGGGGTGGTGTACTACGAGACCAaag ggttCCTGGAGAAGAACCGGGACACACTGTATGGAGATATCATCCAGCTGGTCCACTCCTCCAAGAACAAATTCATCAAACAGATCTTCCAAGCTGATGTTGCTATG GGGGCGGAGACCAGGAAGCGTTCCCCTACTCTGAGCAGCCAGTTCAAGCGCTCTCTGGAGCTGCTGATGCGGACCCTGGGTGTGTGTCAGCCCTTCTTCGTGCGCTGCATCAAGCCCAATGAGTACAAGAAGCCCATG ctgtTTGACAGGGAGCTGTGCGTCCGCCAGCTGCGGTACTCCGGTATGATGGAGACCATCCGGATCCGTCGGGCCGGCTACCCCATCCGCTACACCTTCGTGGAGTTTGTGGACCGCTATCGGGTCCTCATGCCTGGGGTCAAACCAGCCTACAAACAG GAGGACCTAAGGGGGACCTGCCAGAGGATAGCGGAGGCTGTGCTGGGCAGAGACGACGACTGGCAGATGGGGAAGACCAAGATCTTCCTGAAG GACCACCATGACATGCTGCTGGAGATCGAGAGGGACAAGGCCATCACAGACAAGGTGATCCTCATCCAGAAGGTGGTGAGGGGCTTCAAGGACAG GTCCAACTTCCTGAAACTGAGGAAGTCGGCCATGATGATCCAGAAGACCTGGAGGGGATACCAGGCTAGGAAGAACTATGGAGCA atGCGGGCAGGGTTCTCCCGGCTGCAGGCTCTGGTGCGCTCCAGGAAGCTGTACACCATGTACCACGTGGCGCGCCAGCGGGTCACAGGCTTCCAGGGCTGCTGCCGCGGCTTCCTGGTGCGCCGCGCCTTCCGCCACCGGCTGTGGGCCGTCATCACCCTGCAGGCCTACACCCGCGGCATGATCGCCCGCCGGCTGGTGGCCCGCCTCAAGGGAGAG taccgCCGGAGGCTCGAGGCGGAGAAGATGCGACTGGCGGAGGAGACCAAGCTGAGGAACCAGATGTCCGCTAAGAAGGCCAAGGCTGAGGCCGAGCGCATGCACCAG GAGCGCATGGCCGTGCTGGCCAAGGAGGACGCGGAgcgggagaagaaggagaaggaggaggcccggaagaagaaggagatggTGGAGCAGATGGAGAAGGCCCGCCACGAGCCCGTCAACGATTCGGACATGGTGGACAAGATGTTCGGCTTCCTGGGGACTACCAACTCCTTCCCGGGCCAGGAGGGCCAGGCCCCCAGCGGCTTTGAg gACCTGGAGCGTAACCGcagggagctgatggaggaggaccTGGATGAGGCCCTCCCGCTCccggaggacgaagaggaggaccTGTCGGAGTACAAGTTCGCCAAGTACTCGGCCACCTACTTCCAGGGGCCCAGCTCCCACACCTACGTCCGGCGGCCCCTCAAACAGCCGCTGCTCTTCCACGACGACGAGGGGGACCAGCTG gcggCGCTGGCAGTGTGGATCACGGTGCTGAGGTTCATGGGGGATCTGCCCGAGCCCAAGTACCACACGGCCATCAGCGACGGCAGCGAGAAGATCCCTGTGATGACCAAGATCTACGAGACCCTCGGCAAGAAGACTTACAAGAGGGAGCTGCAGGCACTGCAGGGGGACGGGGAG acccctcCGGACGAGACTCACAAGAAGAACAGCGTCCGCCACAAGATGGTGTCCCTCACACTGAAGAAAAAGTCCAAGATAACAGTGGAG GTCACCAAGCGGCTCCACGACGGGGAGTACGGGAACAGCATGCTGGAGGACCGGCCCACCTCCAACCTGGAGAAGCTGCACTTCATCATCGGCAACGGGATCCTGAGGCCGGCCCTgag gGATGAGATCTACTGCCAGATCTGTAAGCAGCTGAGTCAGAACCCGTCCAAGAGCTCCCACGCTCGGGGTTGGATCCTCATCTCGCTGTGCGTCGGCTGCTTCGCCCCCTCCGACAAGTTCCTCAAG tacctGAGGAACTTCATCAGTGGAGGACCCCCGGGCTATGCCCCCTACTGTGAGGAGAGGCTGCGGCGGACCTTCGTCAACGGGAGCAGAACCCAGCCCCCATCCTGGCTGGAGCTTCAG gcCACTAAGTCCAAGAAGCCCGTCATGCTCCCAGTGACCTTCATGGACGGGACCACCAAGACGCTGCTGACGGACTCGGCCACCACGGCCCAGGAGCTGTGCAGCGCGCTCTCAGACAAGATCAACCTGAAGGACCGCTTCGGCTTCTCCCTCTACATCGCCCTGTTCGACAAG GTGTCATCCCTGGGCAGTGGGAACGACCACGTGATGGACGCCGTGTCCCAGTGCGAGCAGTACGCCAAGGAGCAGGGCGCCCAGGAGAGGAACGCCCCCTGGAGGCTGTTCTTCAGGAAGGAGATCTTCACCCCCTGGCACGACCCCGCCGAGGACCTGGTGGCCACCAACCTCATCTACCAGCAGACCATCCGCGGGGTCAAGTTCGGGGAGTACCGCTGTGACAGG gatGACTTGGCAGAGCTGGCCTCCCAGCAGTACTACGTGGACTACGGCTCGGAGATCCTGCACGAGCGACTGCTCAGCCTCATCCCGTCCTACATCCCCGACCGCGAGGTCAGCACCGCTCGCACCGTGGAGAAGTGGGCCCAGCTCATCATGGCCGCCCACAAAAAG GCCATCTACACCCAGAAGAGGTTTGACGCTcagaaggtgaaggaggaggtggtggactTTTCCCGCCACAAATGGCCGCTGCTCTTCTCCCGCTTCTACGAGGCCTTCAAGTTCTCCG GCCCCAGCCTCCCGAAGAACGACGTCATCGTGGCCGTCAACTGGACCGGGGTCTACTTTGTGGACGAGCAGGAGCAGGTCCTCCTGGAACTCTCTTTCCCAGATGTCATGGCGGTCTCCAGCAGCAA gggagGGAAGCTACAGGGCCAGAGCTTCACCCTGGCGACCATAAAAGGAGACGAGTATACCTTCACCTCCAACAACGCAGAGGACATCCGTGACCTTGTGGTGACCTTCTTGGAAGGCCTGAGGAAGAGGTCGAAGTTTGTGGTGGCCCTGCAGGATAATCCCAATCCAG CGGGGGAGGAGTCAACATTCCTGAGCTTCCTGAAGGGAGACCTGATCCTATTGGACCAGGACACCGGGGAGCAGGTGCTCAACTCTGGTTGGGCACATGGGATCAACGAGCGGACCAATCAGAGAGGAGACTTTCCTGCTGACTGTGTCTATGTGCTGCCCACAATGACGAAACCCCAGCCGGATATAGTG gcgCTGGTTACCATGACGCCAGACCAGCGACAGGAGTCTGTGCGCGTGTCTCACATGGCGCTGCCCGACTCCTCTGAGAGGATGAAGCCGTACACACTGGAGGAGTTCTCCTATGACTacttcag accCCCTCCCAAGCACACCCTGAGCCGGGTGATGATCACCAAGAACAGGGGGAAGGACAAGCTGTGGAGCTGCACCCGGGAGCCGCTGAAGCTGCCCCTCCTCAAGAAGGTCATCAACCACGAGGAGCTGGCCCAGGACGCCTGCCTGTCCTTCATCG CTATGATGAAGTACATGGGCGACTACCCGTCCAAACGGACACGCTCCGTCAACGAGCTCACCGACCAGATATTCGAGGGCGCGCTGAAGGCCGAGCCTCTGAAGGACGAGATCTACAGCCAGATCATCAAGCAGCTCACCGACAACCACGTGAA gtacAGCGAGGAGAAGGGCTGGGAGCTGCTCTGGTTGTGTACTGGTCTGTTCCCTCCCAGTAACGTCCTGCTGCTTCACGTCCAGCGTTTCCTCCAGTCCAAGAAGCACCACCCGCTGGCTGGGGACTGCATGCAGAGGCTGCAAAAGGCCCTGCG GAGTGGCTCCAGGAAGTACCCTCCTcatctggtggaggtggaggccatCCAACACAAGACCACCCAGATCTTCCACAAAGTCTACTTCCCCGATGACACAGACGAG gcgtTTGAGGTGGAGTCCAGCACCAAGGCTAAAGACTTCTGTCTGAACATCTCCACCAGACTGCTGCTCAAGTCCTCAGAGGGCTTCAGTCTCTTCGTCAAGATCTCTGATAAG GTCATCAGTGTACCAGAGGGAGATTTCTTCTTTGACTTTGTGAGGCACCTGACCGACTGGATCAAGAAGGCCCGGCCGGCTAAAGAAG GGATCGTCCCCTCTCTGACCTACCAGGTGTTTTTTATGAAGAAACTCTGGACCACAACGGTTCCAGGGAAGGACGCTTTTGCAGACTCCATATTTCACTACtaccag gagcTGCCTAAGTACCTCCGTGGGTACCACAAGTGTTCCCGGGAGGAAGTATTCCAGCTAGGAGCCCTCATCTACCGGGTCAAGTTTGAAGACGACAAGTCCCACTTCCCGGCCATCCCAAAGATGCTTCGGGAGATCGTGCCCCAGGATCTGATCCGACAGATGTCGCCCGACGACTGGAAACGG TCTGTAGTGTCGTACTTTAACAAGCAGTCGGGGAAATCACGGGACGAGGCCAAACTCATGTTCCTGAAGCTCATCTACAAATGGCCGACCTTTGGCTCCGCCTTCTTTGAGGTCAAG CAAACCACAGAGCCCAACTTCCCCGAGATTCTGCTGATCGCCATCAACAAGCACGGGGTCAGCCTCATCGACCCCAAGACCAAG GACATCCTGATCACCCATCCCTTCACTAAGATCTCCAACTGGAGCAGCGGGAACACCTACTTCCACATCACCATCGGCAACCTGGTCCGAGGGAGCAAGCTGCTCTGTGAGACCTCGCTG GGCTACAAGATGGACGACCTGCTGACCTCCTACATCAGCCAGATGCTGACCACCATGAGCAAGCAGCGCTCAGGGCGGAGTCACAACAAGTGA